One Cyclopterus lumpus isolate fCycLum1 chromosome 7, fCycLum1.pri, whole genome shotgun sequence DNA window includes the following coding sequences:
- the tspan31 gene encoding tetraspanin-31 — translation MVCGGFTCSKNALCSLNVVYMLVGLLLIGVAAWGKGFGLVSSIHIIGGVIAVGVFLLLIAIVGLIGAIHHHQVMLFFYMVVLFIVFLFQFGVSCSCLAMNRGQQEALLNSAWGMLENKTKTDLESQLNCCGLLNVTASQAQFDLDLQNCPALCKKNTVCYTCGDMMLTHATEALKILGGVGLFFSFTEILGVWLAVRYRNQKDPRANPSAFL, via the exons ATGGTCTGTGGCGGTTTCACCTGTTCCAAAAATGCTCTTTGTTCCCTGAATGTGGTTTACATG CTGGTTGGGCTGCTGCTAATTGGAGTAGCAGCATGGGGGAAGGGGTTCGGCTTGGTGTCGAGCATCCACATCATCGGAGGGGTCATCGCAGTGGGCGTCTTCCTGCTGCTCATCGCTATTGTCGGACTCATCGGAGCAATACACCACCACCAAGTCATGCTTTTCTTT TACATGGTCGTTCTTTTTATCGTTTTCCTGTTCCAATTTGGAGTTTCTTGTTCCTGCTTGGCAATGAACCGCGGACAGCAG GAGGCACTTCTGAACTCTGCTTGGGGAATGTTGGAAAACAAGACCAAGACTGACCTAGAGAGCCAGCTGAACTGCTGTGGGCTGCTCAACGTCACCGCCAGCCAGGCACAGTTTGATCTGGACTTGCAGAACTGTCCTGCT TTATGCAAAAAGAACACTGTCTGTTACACCTGTGGGGATATGATGCTGACTCATGCAACTGAGGCTCTGAAGATCCTCGGGGGAGTCGGGCTCTTCTTCAGCTTCACAGAG ATCCTGGGAGTGTGGCTCGCTGTGCGCTACAGGAACCAGAAGGATCCGCGAGCAAACCCAAGTGCTTTCCTATAG